A window of Leishmania mexicana MHOM/GT/2001/U1103 complete genome, chromosome 18 genomic DNA:
CGCCAGACTGGCAGCTCACGGCTGAGACCAGTGGGACGGGGTGACGTTGTAGACCGTGTAGCCGCTGAACTGCGCCATACAGGCATGAAGCCACTGCTGTCTCGTCGACCGTCTGCACCGTTCACCAACTCATCCAGAGCGGAGGCATGCTCAGCAGAAATTTCTCCAGgagctgctgacgctgccgccaccgtggACGCGCTAAACTGCCGAGCGGCATTGGACGAGCAGCCGCCAGTAACAGCTGAGCGTGCCCCGTCAACGTCATCACCGCTGTCGTTGCCTTACGCACAGCCTGCAAATCCTGCATACGTGACGCCGCCGTTCAAACcacatcctcctccctcaccaccatcgccatcgcCAGCAGAGGACAGTCTGCCTCGTCGATATCGCACGACCGCCATACAGTTTATCAAAGCTATAGCGCGGCTAAACCACATGACTTCCACGACGTGCAGCGCGGATGCCACTTCATTCTTCGCCCTGACTGAGGAGAGGACAGCGAGCGGCAAAGTCGGCATGCGAAAAATGGCGCGTGTACCTCTGCTGCCCCTCACACTCTGCACGGACGGAGCGACCGTAATACTTGTGGATCCCAATGGCACAGAACGACACGGCAACTACTTGAAAGCCGTTGACGGGTTCCACCGGTGCTCAGCAGCGTTCACAAGCGCCGCCTCGAgtcacggcagcgccgcacactCTGTATCACCACATCCTTCCTCAAGCGTGCTGTGGTGGGCCTTGAATGACCTGCAGCGGACGCCTTGTGCAGTACCACTCTTCACGGCGCGCGCGTCCCTCTCCGTGGAGCACCCTATCCGCGCCCGCGATAGCGCGAACGAAGATCTGAGCTTCGCTCAGCTGAGGCCCATGCACGCTCTCGGACACGAGACATCATCAACCATGCGGCCCGAAAagaggacggcgacgctcGCCGCCATTCAACCGAGTCGGCTCACCCTTCGCTACGGAGAGCCGCTCGTGCTGGTTTtcgccagcgccactgcACGAGTCGTGGACgaagcaccgctgcaccgcatcagGGACGGCAAGgttggggtgggggcggccGCGGATGTGCCTCCATGGCCCGCTACTAATGAGCCAGCTAGCCAGCGAGAAGGCTCTTCCCAGGTCGGTGACAACCTTCTGTGCGACATATACCACGGCTACCTGCCATCGTTTCTCGAGCTCCTCTACCCAAACGGAGGCATCATGCTGCGTGGGTGTTGGTGTGATGTATCAACCAGTGCTGCGGATGAACCGATGGCACCGTCCATAAAACCGTTTTccgagcaacagcagcaggttTCACGAGCAACGGTATTGCTAGGGGATGttggcggtggagctgcgtCGCGTTCCTCGTCTGGTTCTCCCACGTCACGAGGTACACAGGGATTGCTTGTCACAAGGGTGCCGATGCCACTCCTCGACTGGTCACCACAGTCCACCGGCGCGGTGCCCATCGCGCGcagtgacgacgacgccagTACCGCTGATGGAGAAACGCCCATGCAGTCCTTTCGATCAACCGCCCTGCCTCCACCACGGCGCTCGCCAGCCACAAACACTGCAGTCAACCGTGGTGCGGCCACGTGCAAGCAGACAACGTTGCCAGACGCTATCTTGCAGCTTCCgcctgctgtgctgcgcttcCTAGCACAGAATGTCGACAGGGCGAGTGCGGCCTCGGCCATCACCCCAGGCGGTCCTCGCGCTTATCCGTCGTCATCACCGCTGCCCCCTTCTCAGCCtacggcgccggcagcagcaccgtcctCGCGGCTTACCCTGCGTCGCGTCGAAAGCCAGAGCAAACCGGATATGTGCGCCACTGACTTTAGCGCCGATGGACCTGCGCCTGCCGCCTACGACCTCGACTCTTACCGTGTGCATGTCGGCGGGGACTGTCGTGGCATCCATGAAAGCAACCTTCAAGGGCCGCagctgcaacagcagcggaAAACTCGCAACGGCTTTGGTCTCGTCTACGTGAGTGCGTTGCTTAACACGCCATCTCAGCCACCGCCACAGATGGACATGGCTGGAAAGCCGTCAGTCGCGTGCGAGTCTGTTGTGGTGCTCACACCAGCTGGACATGTCGAGCTGGTGGTGCCTGCGACAtcccacgctgctgctcgacctATCACGGTCACCGATGTACAGTATAGTCTCTTGCACAGCGCGGTCGGCTGCTCCTTGCACCTTTGCGACGAGGAAGTCGCCTTCACTTACGCCCCAGGCACCCCCGATCTCCACGGAACGACAGTGTTGGACGCGGTACacgtggtgctgcggctACAACGACGCGCCTCACGCGCACATCTCGAGGCCGCGAAGCAGCAGGTACAAGGGATgggaagggggtgaggcTCTGGAGGAGAAAGCCGAGAACGACTGAAGTGAGACCATGCCTGCCCCTAGCACACGCCTCGTCCACATCCACcacctgcccctccccctccccccacacacgtaCTTGTGTGCACACTTCATGCATCTCATCCTTCCTCCTCACCGCCATGACGTACGACTGGGCGGCTGATGACtactcgttttttttgtttccaAGCTTTGCCTCGATCCTGACCAGTCCTCTCGTGCGCCATCATCAACcgtccacccacccacccccctgACTCTGAGCAGGTCCACTGCACTGTCGCCCCCGCACCCCTTCCAAGTCAGTGATCATGCCGTTCTAGCCTCACCAGGGCTCTCACGCAAGCTACTGACTTCCTTCATCAAACCTGTTTACCCACTTCTCTTGCCTTTGACTGTCTGTGTCCGGCAACGACGCCTTCTCACtatacacacgcgcgcgcgggcgCATGTACCTGCctatatatgtgtgtgcacgccaTCACACCTGTGGGGGCCCCGTACACTCTCGGCCCCTGaccccttttttcccttgTGGACAACGCTGCTTCACAGAAGTCCCCTTCGCCAcctccccacaccccacaccccctttttccctcctccgcccacATTCCGCCCACACcgctcccttcctcccttttttccccctgtTCGAGGCATCACCGCCACTGTAATCGTTTCCTGTTTTTTTCTCCTGTCGTTTGCAGAGCTCCCCgccagacacacacgacgcGTCACTGTGACAAGCACGAACAAGAGAACAGCAGCCATAAAGGAAACCAACGCCGATaaggcgacgacgacgaccaccacctccaccaccaccaccacacagaCGCTCACTTCGCTATACACACTCGACCCCCTTCCACCCCCCTCCTGCCCCTGTCTCCGAGCCCAAAGTATCTCCTGCCCAGCCGCGCATACACGCCGCTTTTACCTCAACAATACAAACACTCCCTTCTCGCGCACCCTTATTGTGGAACCATGCGCGCTCTTCGCCGCTCCGTCttccgcggcgtcgccggtCTCCGCATGGCGTCATCAGCATTGAGTGAGATGAAGGAGCAGATGCAGAAGCGCCATagcgaagagcagcagaagatcAACGACCTCAGGAAGAAGCACGGCCATGAGAAGCTGTGCGACGCCACCATTGATGCGGTGTACGGCGGCATgcgcggcatcaccggccTCGTGTACGAGCCATCACTGCTGGACTCGGCAGAGGGCATCCGCTTCCGCGGCTTCACGATCTTGGAGTGCCAGGAGAAGCTGCCCAAGGCACCGGGCGGCaaggagccgctgccggaggCGATGTTCTGGCTGCTGATGACCGGCGAGGTGCCGACGGAGGAGCAGGCAAAGGGCCTGaacgaggagctgcaccgccgcgccgacCCCGAGGCGATtgccgcggcgcagaaggcgatcgcggcgctgccgaagAGCACGCACCCGATGACGGCGTTCAGTGTGGGCGTGCTTGCGCTGCAGACCTACTCGAAGTTTGCTGCGGCTTACGCGGCGGGCAAGTCGAACAAGAAGACGTACTGGGAGTACGCCCTGGAGGACTCGCTGGACATGCTGGGGCgcacgccggcggtggcggcgatgatcTACAACCGCGAGACCAAGGGCCAGGTGGAGTTGGCGGCAccgagcaacagcagcctGGACTGGGCGGCGAATTTTGCGAACATGTTGGGCTTCAAGGACGAGGAGTTCCGGGAGTGCATGCGGCtgtacctctctctccacgctGACCACGAGGGGGGAAACGTGTCTGCACACACGACGACGCTGGTTGCCTCGGCTCTGAGCGACCCCTACCTCGCCTTCAGCGCTGGCCTGAACGGGCTTGCTGGCCCGCTGCATGGGCTGGCGAACCAGGAGGTGCTGAATTACTTGTTCAGCATGCAGGAGCGTGTAAAGGCAGACGGCGTGAACGTGCATGATGAGgcagcgctggaggaggcgttgACCAAGTACACGTGGGAGCTGCTCAAGTCCGGCCAGGTGGTGCCCGGCTACGGCcacgcggtgctgcgcaagGTGGACCCGCGCTACACATCCCAGCGCAACTTCTGCCTGCGCCACAACTTCGAGGACGAGCTATTCAAGCTCGTCAACACCATCTACAAGATCATGCCCGGCATCCTGACGGAGCACGGCAAGACCAAGAACCCCTACCCCAACGTCGACGCGCACTCCGGCGTGCTACTGCAGCACTACGGACTGACGGAGCAGAACTACTACACGGTGCTGTTCGGCCTGTCGCGCCAGATGGGCGTCCTGACCGGTGTCGTCTGGGACCGCCTGCAGGGCCGCCCGCTCGAGCGCCCGAAGTCGATCACGACGGAGATGCTCGCAAAGAAATACCTGTGCAACTCCTTGTGAGGCAGCGTGAGGACATGTACTCTTGGCGGGCaggcgagggagacggaTGAGGAGATTGGCCGAGTTGCAAGCTGGTCTCTACTGATACAACTTTATCCCCTTGCATCAAGAGAAACAAGCCCTCTCCCATGCCCTACGTCCCCCTGTGCCCCGGCTAGGATGCTCACGACGACATCTAACTGCATCCTTGACTGTACGCAGACGGCTaaacagacacgcgcacacatggaCCCACGCTGCCCCGACGCAAAAGGCGTCAAGTGATGGGGGGCAGGTTGGGTGAATGAGGAGAGGTCCCCAAAACGTAGCGGATGGAGTCGGAAGCTGGGGTGCGGAGGGGCCGAATGGAGAGGGGGTGTCGAAGAGATGGGGATAGCAGAAGAGCTTCGTTGTTGAGGTGCCGAGGGTGTACCACATGTACACACACTGTAGTGTGAGAGAGGAGTCGTGGGTGCGGTGGGAGGTGCGTGCTCGTATTTGGTGCTGTCGTCATGGTGATATATGTACATATGTCAATGTGCACACGTCATCTGTCTtgtctgtttttttttggcggTGCTTTCGTCTTGCTTTCATGTTTGGTTGCTGCCAGGCTTGTCGAATGGCCTGTTGTATTGTTCTCTGcgtcccccacccacccacccttgtccttaccaccaccaccaccacactaTATTCTGTTCATATTCATAtacgctccctctctctccctctgtgtgtgtgtgcgcgcgtctgtgtgtccgtgcgccgccctccctctgtgcATCCCCGCCATCTCCATTCgaagcgaagagagagagcaagatgGCGAAGATGAACTGTACTTTTGTGTGGTTTTATTGGTTTCGTTGTTGGCTTATTCGAGGGGGTGGACGAGGCGGGGGGTGCTTGCCTCGCGTGATCGTGGGCagactcctcctcctccctccctccccccatccactcccttcccctccccactctctctctactTGTGTGCCTCCCTCAGCCCGTGCTTCTTCAGCGTTTCCTCGCTATTCTGATGGCGGCGGCTTATACACGAGAGAGCGGGTGTAGatgtatgcgcgtgtgcgagcaTGGGTGgcatgtttgtgtgtgtacacCTCCATCATcggtgtgctgtgtgtggtCTGGCGGTCGCTAGAcgtcttcccttctctccccacccatccaccaAACCGTTACACCTGCtagccctcccccttccgctCTATCTATCTTCTTAtctttttttgctgtttttttttcgttgctgtGCGCCActaaccaccaccaccaccgactCCACGACGTTTTGGGTACCGCGTGCTCAGCCGTCTctgtccctccctctgccgaggaggaaggACGACGGGTTGGTGGGTGCTGTAGAGATGGAAAGTGGGAGAGCGCCATGTACACAGGCAGAACGAAGGGCGAAGACAATGTAACGCTATttaacacacacacacacacacacaaacataaAAAACACGAAAAGTGAAGCCCGCACACGCAACACGCATGGCATCGCCGCCAGTGAGAAGGGTGGCGGCAGTACATCTGTGGCGCTTATTTATCTGTGGGGATACGACTCGATAAGGCGGGGggaaggaagggagggaggggcctCTTAGGTaactgccccccccctccctaaAGAAATAAACGCGCGTCCCCTAAAGAAGGGACCCGTGAGAGAACAAAACGGAAAGCGAaaaggcgacggcgacgaagaagacgacggaaaagaaaaaaaggaaaaacgaAGGGTGATGCCCTCAGTGTTCCTCATCAACTTCACGGCCACCTTCCCTTGCGATCATCACCTGCCAGCATATCACCGTCGCTGTTCATGTTCGCGTtcgtgtatatgtgtgtgtgtgtgtgtgtgcgtcgcaACTTGGAGGACTTTGAAggcggaaaaaaaagtgtATAATAAACCAAAAACGAAAGAGGGgggtgtgagggagagagatgagaTTTTGTGCCACTCATCTCGCAACTTTATCTCCTGCTCCTtcatgtgtgtgcggctcAGCATGTAGGAATGATGAAGATactgacggtggtggtggtcgtcgttgTGTCAGCGATGGGAACAGTGTCGCACCGTTCGACAGCGGATAAGCCATGAAGGCGCGCGACGCCTCGTCTCTGTCgcgtgtctccctctctcctcccctccccctttacCTCGCCGgcttctcttcttcgcttTTTGTTTCGGGTGTGCTCCAAGGCGAAACAATGTGCCTGTGCACGCACGAGCACGCAGAGATAGAAACCGACaggcagagacagagagagcgacgagCACACGCGTTTGAATGTGCACGCGGGATGGAAAGCAGGTGTAACtttgtgtgtgagtgtgtgcttCCGTGAAAGGTAGGAAAGCACAGCTGCACGGACggactccctctccctctccctctccctctcgcgcatGCCATCACCACacacgtgcatgtgcgtgtgcgtgtactcTGAGCTTGTGTCTGCgtcgttttctttctttgtttttttttggttttccTGTTCCCCCCTTTACCACCTGAGcattttttgttgtttgcttttcgtgtccgtgtgcttatgtgtgggggagtgtgtatgtatgtgtgtgtgtggtcccTTGGCTTTCGCCTTTccttccacacacacacacacagacacacataaGCACACGGGCACGAAACTGCGACCACCCTTCAACCCGCTCCCAGCATCCTCCACCCCCTGACGCTGTTCCTTCTTGCCACGCAACGCCTCTTGTGACTTATCATGTGTATTCAAGCGCGGCAAAAGAAACTTGCGGGGAGGCAGGGAGaggcgcgcatgcacgtgtACCCTGAGCCTCGGGAAGCGGAAAAAAACGCCATAAGGTCCGTGagccggaggagggggaggtgggcggggggagggggggctgACGAGAAGGATGGCCATTCATGGAGCACCATTCTTTTGTATCGACGCGTGCTGACATCGTCTTGCTTGCTGTCTGCCTGTCCGTCTCTgtcggcgcgtgtgtgtgtgcgggtgtgtgcggtTTCCATACTTCATTAGATCGACTCCTCTTTTAATTTCTTccgtttctttttgtttttttttcttcgtcgtCGTTCAGACAGGAGAAGCACCTA
This region includes:
- a CDS encoding putative citrate synthase gives rise to the protein MRALRRSVFRGVAGLRMASSALSEMKEQMQKRHSEEQQKINDLRKKHGHEKLCDATIDAVYGGMRGITGLVYEPSLLDSAEGIRFRGFTILECQEKLPKAPGGKEPLPEAMFWLLMTGEVPTEEQAKGLNEELHRRADPEAIAAAQKAIAALPKSTHPMTAFSVGVLALQTYSKFAAAYAAGKSNKKTYWEYALEDSLDMLGRTPAVAAMIYNRETKGQVELAAPSNSSLDWAANFANMLGFKDEEFRECMRLYLSLHADHEGGNVSAHTTTLVASALSDPYLAFSAGLNGLAGPLHGLANQEVLNYLFSMQERVKADGVNVHDEAALEEALTKYTWELLKSGQVVPGYGHAVLRKVDPRYTSQRNFCLRHNFEDELFKLVNTIYKIMPGILTEHGKTKNPYPNVDAHSGVLLQHYGLTEQNYYTVLFGLSRQMGVLTGVVWDRLQGRPLERPKSITTEMLAKKYLCNSL